One genomic segment of Lycium ferocissimum isolate CSIRO_LF1 unplaced genomic scaffold, AGI_CSIRO_Lferr_CH_V1 ctg4898, whole genome shotgun sequence includes these proteins:
- the LOC132044581 gene encoding uncharacterized protein LOC132044581 — MLDEKFKGLHIHPLIAEDDGNFLNMDYKVKVAAYINKIDEYYADKHVQGMYYYPRPTLQDILLEKHEHVITNSDSDIIIAGFIGQLKGWWDGYLTQEQRANILNAIKREQGTQESVIVPNVVYLLVINIIDHFSGRWSDNNETIRTMLQNLRCKNLTSFRWYKDVFLCRVMELPECNNTHWKSKFIDGLPTLFAERVRKSLRKGEIKRHGLNERQQLGEFYGQFGMDIPQTKAPHRHKEKNKDFQAWKEKRLQKKARRKKEFKKRKDYERIKSLDIDDDQKESLYKLLLNLEPEDSGFKSDKSEDSSSNEDIRVHENESYTSTSSDEECAPCQMGQPYTSKDGNNLVDLLKIIKDPKLRYHIIDKVNEAPKEPEMQTDV, encoded by the exons ATGCTCGATGAAAAATTCAAAGGTCTACACATCCATCCTTTAATAGCAGAGGATGATGGTAATTTTCTTAATATGGATTACAAGGTCAAAGTAGCAGCATATATCAataaaattgatgaatattatgCTGATAAACATGTGCAAGGGATGTATTACTATCCTAGACCTACTCTTCAAGATATATTATTAGAGAAGCATGAACATGTTATTACCAACAGTGATAGTG ATATAATTATTGCTGGTTTTATTGGCCAATTAAAAGGTTGGTGGGATGGTTATTTAACCCAAGAACAGCGTGCTAATATCCTGAATGCCATAAAACGGGAGCAAGGAACTCAAGAATCAGTTATAGTTCCAAATGTTGTTTATTTattggttattaatattatagaTCATTTTTCAGGAAGATGGTCGGATAATAACGAAACCATTAGGACCATGCTTCAGAATTTAAGATGCAAAAACCTTACTTCATTTAGGTGGTACAAGGATGTATTCCTTTGTCGGGTTATGGAATTACCTGAGTGCAACAACACTCATTGGAAATCCAAATTTATAGATGGATTACCCACCCTATTTGCAGAAAGAGTTAGAAAATCTCTTAGAAAAGGAGAA ATTAAGAGACATGGTCTGAATGAAAGAcaacaattaggagaattttATGGACAATTTGGTATGGATATTCCACAGACCAAGGCGCCTCATAGGcataaggaaaagaataaagatttCCAAGCATGGAAAGAGAAACGCTTGCAAAAGAAAGCAAGGCGGaaaaaagaattcaagaagaggaAGGATTAT GAAAGGATTAAGAGccttgatattgatgatgaccAAAAAGAATCGTTATACaaacttttattaaatttagAACCAGAAGATTCAGGTTTTAAGTCTGACAAATCGGAGGACTCTTCATCAAATGAAGATATTAGagttcatgaaaatgagagttatACCTCTACCAGTTCAGATGAAGAATGTGCACCATGTCAAATGGGACAACCATATACTAGCAAGG ATGGCAATAACCTtgtggatttgttaaaaattattaaagatCCAAAGCTTAGGTATCATATCATTGATAAGGTGAATGAAGCACCCAAGGAACCAGAAATGCAGACTGATGTTTAG